The genomic segment CCAATGATGACCACAGTTTCCCCTTTTTGCAGCCGCCCATGCGTGCGTAGACCCCGCAAGCACGTCCCCACTGGCTCGATCAGCGCAGCCTTCTCGTAAGACATCCCTGCGGGGATGGGTACTACTCCACCTTGCGCCACAAGCTCGGCAGGAATCAACACATATTCGGCTTGCGCCCCATTCTGCGTCGTCCCAAAATCAAGCATATTCACACACAGGGTAGGCGAACCCCGCTGGCAATAGAAACAATGCCCACAGGCAGTAGCGGGAGCTACTGTAACCCGATCGCCAGGCTGCAATCCCCTGACTCCGCTACCTACCTCTGCCACCTGCCCGGCAAATTCGTGGCCTAGCACGCGCGGGATGGGGAAATTCCCTGGCGGAGAGCCGCGCTGATAACTGCGCGAGTCGGAACCGCAGATGCCACAATAACGAACCCGCATCAGGACTTCCCCTGCCACAGGGACAGGCTTCGGCACCCGCTCGACGCGGATGTCGCCCTTGCCATAATACATCGCCGCCATCATCGTCGCCATCGCTTTCACTCCTCATCTATTACTCCAAATGACTTTCCATTACGTATGAACAATGTCCGGCAGTTCAATCGCCCCTGGTAGCGAAAAGGTATCAGTAGCCGGCCTTACCGTGATCACCTCAATGCCAAGTTCCTCCAAGGCATTTTTCATCTCGGGCGAGATCCCTGTATCCGTAATGACTCGGTGCAATAGGGTCACGGGACCAGCAATAGATGGTGCTACACGTCCAAATTTGCTGTGATCGGCAAGGAGGATTACCTCTGCAGACAATTCCATCATCAAGCGCTTCAACACCGCCTGTTCGATTAGGCTGTTGGACAAACCATCCGCTATCGTGATTCCCGTTGTGCCCATAAAAGCCTTGTTGGGGCGAAAACGGCGCAGCATTTCTTCCGCCAGGGGCCCAATCAGAAAATGATCTCCATGACCAAACTCGCCATCCATGGCCGGCGCAACTGTACCGCCGGTAGAGATAAGCGTAATGCCAGGCGAATCGCACAATTGATCTAAAACACGCAGCGAGTTGGTGATCACGGTGATATTGCGCCTATTTTTCAGGGCTGCAGCAAGTTGCGCTGTAGTCGTTCCGGCATCAATGACGATCGTCTCACCCTCCTGCACCATTTCTGCCGCGGTGCGTCCAATGGCCACCTTCTCCGCCACATGCAATTGTTCGCGCTGGCTATAGTGGATATCCCGCGTCAGCATGCCATGCACGCTGACCGCCCCGCCATGTGTCCGCTGGCAGAGTCCCATCTTCTCCAGGCGGATCAAATCACGGCGCACCGTCATCTCCGAAACGCCCAGCATTTCGCTCAGGCTGCTGATGGATACAGCGTGCTGAACGCGCAATTGTTCATTGATCCGTTGTAAGCGCTGCTCGGCAATCATTTTCGTGCTCTCCAAGCGCATCTTTCCCAGCAGTGTTTTGTCCAAGAAATGAGAATGGCTTCTCTGATGCCTCTCTATTACATTCCACCCTCATCATAGCACAAAAACGCTATTTTGTCAAGATTTGATAATTTCTGTCATTTTTTGTTATTTTCTAAATAACCTATCTAAACAGGGCCAATGGTTTATGGAAACAAACAAAAAGTATTTCCTAATCAAACATATTGGGTTACAAAATTGCTCAAAACATCTTGACAAATGATACAAAATATGCTATAATTACAAAAGTAATGAGTACTTACGGTCTTGTATCGAGCAACTAGGTTATCCCTCTTGACCTGATTGCTCCTAGGGCAGGATTTAACACCCGCTGAGGGGGAATTATCTGTGGTACTGGGGACAGCAATGGAGCTTTCTACTGAGGTTCGTAGAGCACAGATCGTCCAATGGGCCAATGTCGAGGGCTGGGTCAGTGTCACCGAACTAGCCGATCATTTCCATATTTCAGAAGTTTCCATTCGCCGCGACCTGGAGGAGCTGGAGAAACAGGGCTTTTTGAAGCGTGTGCGCGGCGGTGCACTGCCCGTTACCAGCCATTACCGGGACGACGTCTATGCACAGCGTGCCGCCAGCAATGTGGAACAAAAGCGCCGCATTGCCCGTGCTGCTGCTACGCTCATCCAGCCCAACGATCGCATCATCCTCGACTCTGGTTCCACTGTCGCTGAATTAGCCCGGCTCATCCCCATCCTAGTCCCCCTTGGTCAACATCTCCGCATCATCACCGGCTCATTGCCGGTTGTCGAAGCCTTGACGCCCTACCCGCAAATTCAGTTGCTCGTTCTCGGTGGAATCTATCTGCACCAATACCGTACGGTTGTCGGTCCCCAAACCCTAGCCAGTCTGCAGGGACTGCATGTGGACAAAATGTTCCTCGGTTCAGATGGGCTGACCTTGGAGACGGGAACTACCACCGCCAATGTCCTGGAAGCAGAGGTAACTCAGGCCATGGCCCGCGCTGCGGATACCGTCATTGTGCTCGCTGACTCTTCCAAAATCAACCAACAAGGTTTCACTACCGTCATGCCATTGCAGGATATAGACATCCTGATTACGGATACTGATGCGCCAGCGGACTTTGTCACAAAGATACAGGCGCTGGGCGTAGATGTACGCCTGGTTTGATAAATCTCTGCTGAAGGAGAATCCATGGACGGCAAAACAATCCGTTTGAGCAGGCTCTTCCCCGATGGAAAGCCGACCGTCATCGTAGCCATTGACCATGGGCAAACTTTCGGCCCCTTGCAGGGCATCGAGGATTTTACCGCTGCCACGGCCAAGTTGACTGAAGCCGACGGCGTGCTCATGGCCCCTCACATGATCCGTTTCTCTGGTAATCTGTTCCTTGGCCGCAACCACCCCGTGGTAATTGCACGTTTAAATTGGAACACCGTTCACTGCTATCCCTGGAATTACCACGAAGGCTGGGCAACGCAGGCTATCTCGCCCAGTACAGCCGTGGCCCTTGGCGCTGACATCCTTCTAGCCAGCCTAGTATTACAGACCGGCGATGAGGCCCATGATGCGGAAAACGTTGGCTTGTTTTCAGAACTGGCTGAAGAATGCCACAAACTAGGTGTCCCGCTCATTGGCGAGATATTCCCCGCCGGCGGCATAGAGGCGGAGCACGACCTGCAGCGCCTTCATCCTTATGTCAAAATCACTTGCCGCATCGCCGCTGAACTGGGCGCCGACGCCATCAAGACCTTTTACACAGGACCGCGATTCACCGAGATCGTGCAGGGTTGCCCCATTCCCATCTTTTGCCTTGGCGCAGAGAAACTGGAAAACGAATTGGAGGCGCTAAAACTAGCCCAACGTGAGATTGCCGCGGGAGCGCGTGGCGTGGTCTTTGGTCGCAACGTCATCCAGGCACACGATTCGGCCAGGCTCCTCCGTGCACTGAAAGTAGTTGTGCAGGAAGGCGTCAAACCAGAGGACGCTGCCGCGCAGTTTGGGCTTTGAGGCAAGCGCAAGGAGGACAATTTGCTCATCAACGATGAATATTACCAGCGCGTTGACTTGAAAGTTTATCAGGAAATCATCTTCCCGCTTTTAGGCGCTCAGATCTTGGATTTTCACGCTCATGTATGGGATAAACCACCCCCAAGTGGCGAATTGGCCCAATACCCCGAGTACAACCGAAACCCTTATACCGTTGAGGATTTACTTACAGCCGGCGCATTGATGTTCCCGCGACAAACGTATCACGCCGTATTATTCGGTGCCCCTGATCCTTATGGCTATGACTGCAACGATTACGTCGTAGAGAAAAGCCGTCAGTACGAGCACCTCTATCCCCTGTACATCCCGGACATGCGCGCCACAGAGGAACAAATACGCGAGACAGTGCGTAAAAACGGCTATTATGGCTTCAAGCCCTACTGGAATTTGGTGACGTGGAAACCACGTCAAGACGATGTAACAGTCATGGACATGCTACCAGAACCCTATATGCGCGTCGCCAACGACTGGGGACTGATCATTATGTTGCACATCCCAGGCAGCCAGCGTCTGGCGTCTGAGCACAACATTAGAGATATCCAGACCCTCGCACAGCAATACCCTAACGCCAAGATTGTCATCGCTCATATCGGACGTTCCTATGACGTGCGCTTCATCAAGGGCAAAATCGAGCGCATTTGCCACCTACCCAATGTCTACTTCGACACGAGTTTTGTCATGGACTCGCTGGTCTACAAAATCTTTTTCGACCACGTTGACCCGACTAAGGTGATGTATGGCACTGACTTGCCCATCTCCGAAGTGCGTGGCAAACGCGTTTGGATCAACAACTCTTGGGTGGATGTCTCGCGCAATAAACTGAGCTGGACCGCTTCGCGCGACCCAGCGCACCCGATTGAGGCTACCTTCATGACTTATGAAATGATCCGTGCCATGCGCGAAGGGGCGGAAGAGGCAGGGCTTTCTACCGAGGACCTGCGTCCAATCTTCTTCGAAAATGGCATGCGTTTGATTGCCGATGTACAGGCTAGGCTGAAGCACTTGTGGTCGAAATGATGGAGAAAGGATTCAACTTGACAGACATTGTGCTAAGACTAGAAAACCTAACGAAACGTTTCCCAGGTGTAACAGCTCTGGATCGTGTCTCGATGGAGGTACAACGCGGCGAGGTCCATGCTGTGATTGGCGAGAATGGCGCGGGCAAAAGCACATTGATGCGCATACTGGCTGGAGCAGAAACGCCCAACGAGGGACGCATTATCTTCGAGGGCCAAGAAGCACACTTCCACAACCCCCTTGATGCTCAACGTGCCGGAATCGCCATCGTCTATCAGGAATTGAGCGTTTTCCCCAATCTGAGCATAGCCGAGAACATTTTTGCCAATCGTCAGCCATGCACGGTAGATGGATACATATCACGCCGCCTGATGCGCGACAAGTCCTGTGAACTGATGGACATCTTCGAACTAGAGTTCGAGCCCGATGTATTGGTACGCAATCTGAACATGGCTGATCGACAAATGGTGGAAATCTTGCGCGCCATCTCGCTCAATCCCAAACTGCTCATCCTCGATGAGCCTACTTCTTCTTTGACCATGTCCGAAGCAGAGCACCTCTTTCAGTTGATCGAGCGGTTACGCGAACGGGGCATTACCGTCATGTACGTTTCGCACCAACTTGGTGAAGTACTGCGCCTGGGCGACCGCATCAGTGTTCTGCGCGATGGCACTTATGTCGGCACGGTGACGCGCTCAGAGGCAACCGAGGAAAAACTGGTGCATATGATGGTAGGAAGAGCGGTAGACCTATACAAAAACTATGGAATTCGTGTCGCACACCCCCAGCCCACCCTCCGCGTGAGGGGGCTAACATCGGAAGGGGTCTTTTCCGACATCAATTTTGACTTGTATGAAGGCGAGATCCTGGGCTTTGCTGGGCTAGTCGGATCTGGACGCACTGATGTCGCACAAGCATTGTTTGGCCTGCAACCTATCACTTCGGGAGAGATAGAACTTCTGGGCAAGCCCTATATCCCACGCGAACCTCGTGATGCCGTTGCCAGAGGGCTAGCCTATGTCCCCGAAGATCGCAAGACTGTGGGGCTTTTCCTAGAGATGACTCTCACTGACAATATCATTGCCCCGCAACTGGATCGCTTCACACGTATGGGCTTGCTAGATGACCGTTCCGCTCGCCAAACCACAGAGCAGTACATCGAACAAGTAGGCATTGTGGCTCGTGGACCCAAGCAGCGTGCTATGACGCTCAGCGGCGGCAACCAGCAAAAGTTGCTGCTTGCGATGTGGTTGGCTTCGAAACCCAAAGTGCTGATTGTGGATGAGCCAACACGCGGTATTGATGTCGGCGCTAAAGTCGAGATACATGATATGTTGCGCCGCCTGGCTGATGAGGGCATGAGCATTATGCTCATCTCCTCTGAACTGCCCGAGATCTTGACCATGAGCGATCGCATTGCGGTTATGCGCGAAGGAAAACTGGAAGCAATTATCCCGCGGCAGGAGGCAACTCAGGAATACATCATGGCCATTGCCTCAGGCGTCGTAGCAGGAGAAAACAACCAATGACTCGTTCTGCAAGCACACAAGAAAGGAATCTGCGTAGCCCCTATCTGATACTCGTCGAGCGACGCGATATCACCTTGCTCATCACCATTGCCTTGATGGTGCTGGCATTCACTCGCATTACACCGCACTTCTGGACAGCCATGAACCTGGGCACACTGGGATTGGCCACGGCCTTCAATGGCATTGTGGCCATTGGCATTACCCTGCTGATGATTAGTGGCTACAACGACCTAGCA from the Chloroflexota bacterium genome contains:
- a CDS encoding sugar ABC transporter ATP-binding protein gives rise to the protein MMEKGFNLTDIVLRLENLTKRFPGVTALDRVSMEVQRGEVHAVIGENGAGKSTLMRILAGAETPNEGRIIFEGQEAHFHNPLDAQRAGIAIVYQELSVFPNLSIAENIFANRQPCTVDGYISRRLMRDKSCELMDIFELEFEPDVLVRNLNMADRQMVEILRAISLNPKLLILDEPTSSLTMSEAEHLFQLIERLRERGITVMYVSHQLGEVLRLGDRISVLRDGTYVGTVTRSEATEEKLVHMMVGRAVDLYKNYGIRVAHPQPTLRVRGLTSEGVFSDINFDLYEGEILGFAGLVGSGRTDVAQALFGLQPITSGEIELLGKPYIPREPRDAVARGLAYVPEDRKTVGLFLEMTLTDNIIAPQLDRFTRMGLLDDRSARQTTEQYIEQVGIVARGPKQRAMTLSGGNQQKLLLAMWLASKPKVLIVDEPTRGIDVGAKVEIHDMLRRLADEGMSIMLISSELPEILTMSDRIAVMREGKLEAIIPRQEATQEYIMAIASGVVAGENNQ
- a CDS encoding DeoR/GlpR transcriptional regulator, which gives rise to MELSTEVRRAQIVQWANVEGWVSVTELADHFHISEVSIRRDLEELEKQGFLKRVRGGALPVTSHYRDDVYAQRAASNVEQKRRIARAAATLIQPNDRIILDSGSTVAELARLIPILVPLGQHLRIITGSLPVVEALTPYPQIQLLVLGGIYLHQYRTVVGPQTLASLQGLHVDKMFLGSDGLTLETGTTTANVLEAEVTQAMARAADTVIVLADSSKINQQGFTTVMPLQDIDILITDTDAPADFVTKIQALGVDVRLV
- a CDS encoding alcohol dehydrogenase catalytic domain-containing protein; the encoded protein is MATMMAAMYYGKGDIRVERVPKPVPVAGEVLMRVRYCGICGSDSRSYQRGSPPGNFPIPRVLGHEFAGQVAEVGSGVRGLQPGDRVTVAPATACGHCFYCQRGSPTLCVNMLDFGTTQNGAQAEYVLIPAELVAQGGVVPIPAGMSYEKAALIEPVGTCLRGLRTHGRLQKGETVVIIGDGALGLIQVALASHLGAGKVICAGHHDERLAQARRWGAQITVNTHIEPLLQIVRDETEGMGADLVMVSVPNAQALQDGLPLVRGGGRLVVFGGVPRGSTVEIEPNLIHYGELAVIGTFNCTVAEFREALDIAQGLPLEGLVTYRVPLAQILDGYQLMAGKAALRVLVDMGSNAGE
- a CDS encoding DeoR/GlpR transcriptional regulator; the encoded protein is MDKTLLGKMRLESTKMIAEQRLQRINEQLRVQHAVSISSLSEMLGVSEMTVRRDLIRLEKMGLCQRTHGGAVSVHGMLTRDIHYSQREQLHVAEKVAIGRTAAEMVQEGETIVIDAGTTTAQLAAALKNRRNITVITNSLRVLDQLCDSPGITLISTGGTVAPAMDGEFGHGDHFLIGPLAEEMLRRFRPNKAFMGTTGITIADGLSNSLIEQAVLKRLMMELSAEVILLADHSKFGRVAPSIAGPVTLLHRVITDTGISPEMKNALEELGIEVITVRPATDTFSLPGAIELPDIVHT
- a CDS encoding amidohydrolase — encoded protein: MLINDEYYQRVDLKVYQEIIFPLLGAQILDFHAHVWDKPPPSGELAQYPEYNRNPYTVEDLLTAGALMFPRQTYHAVLFGAPDPYGYDCNDYVVEKSRQYEHLYPLYIPDMRATEEQIRETVRKNGYYGFKPYWNLVTWKPRQDDVTVMDMLPEPYMRVANDWGLIIMLHIPGSQRLASEHNIRDIQTLAQQYPNAKIVIAHIGRSYDVRFIKGKIERICHLPNVYFDTSFVMDSLVYKIFFDHVDPTKVMYGTDLPISEVRGKRVWINNSWVDVSRNKLSWTASRDPAHPIEATFMTYEMIRAMREGAEEAGLSTEDLRPIFFENGMRLIADVQARLKHLWSK